TGAAATCAGTGTTCAAAAATGACAGCTCTCCTgcaacaatttttttctgaagctgtAATTACCCCAGGTTTCCATGACAATATGACATGCCAATCTGGTCTCATAAATTATGCCCAGTATGGACCAGAATAAACTgcccaccctcctctccctcttgaATGATGCTTAGATACAAAGCTACAATGCTTCAACATCAAATGAAAAGCACCATTGTTCTATAGCACAGATGCAAACCGGTTAGCGTATCTTCTGTGGGAGTCTCTGTACCAGCCTCCGTTTCTCAAGTGCTGCATAAGATCACTTGTACCAGGACAGATGCACACTCAAACATATCAATGCTAGTGGACATGTTCTTCCCTTAACAGCAGATATTGTAACATTCAGTCATCAAATCCCTGCTGCAAGAGGTCCAATCATAGATATAGGATTCATTCATCGTATGTGCAATACTAAATGCAGAGTCAGTGTTAATGACTTCAGTTTTAATTGATTCTTCAATGAAAAAAACGATCATTTTAGTGAAAATAACAGCTACTATTAAGAGCATTAGGAATATGAATAAGAGCAAGAATCTTACAGAGTACCACCTGCATGATGTTAAGACATGCCCTTCCAAGAGCATCTAGTTTGATTATTAAAAGTAGAATTTGCTTTGGGATCCCAAAATAAACTCACCTGTCCTTTAAAGATACTGTTGGAAGAGTTGGACTCTGTACCCACATCCACATTTAGCAGTAACTACAGTGAACCTCAGAACAGCCACTTTCATTTACATCAATGGTCCTTGTTTGTACTATGCAAATTCAGTGTTTggagtcacacacagactgatGAAAGTATTGTGACAAATCTTGAATGAAgaccctccaccccgccccccaccccccaccccccaccaaaaaacaaaaaaaaaaaacaaaaaaaagaaccaagcTACTGGAGAATGAATTCAGCAGTTTAAGAATATCACACTCTGCTGTGCATTTTAACCTCACTACACAAAACTTCCCAGTTCTCCAAATGTTCATTTGTAATTCTATTTACAATAGTTCCTGCAACCTGATtcagcagaggggaaaaaataatttagcatatttttcatattttttgttgttatttaaaaaaaaaaaaaaaacagacctacAGAATGATTCACAGACACCAGACGGATATTTTGAATGGCTGCTGGTGGACGTACACCaggaaattgaaaatgaatgggttaactttggaaagggagggggaaaaaaaactgttatgaAAATGGTGACTGTGTGGAAGGATGTCCAGCTTTTTCCTGGCATATGTCGTTGCCCAGGGCTCCTTCTACGTTACGAAAGCTTAACGGCaatcttctgttcttttttcgTCAGTCTCTGAGCTTCTTTCTCCAGTTTCTTCCTCTGCTGCTCCATGGCtcgtttctccctctctgccagcTTCTGCTGCCTGTTTCAGAAAGAGCACAAAACAGCCGTCAGAAATACCCCAGTTTTCCAGAGTAACTCAGAGTATCTTGAAGGTACaaaggttccccccccccccctttcagcaAAGAATTATACAGTAATCTGTACCTGTGCCCTATATCAAATGCATTAGGTCTACAAAACAAGCTGGAATTTTCTGGACTTGTGGTGCATATCAATGAGAGGTTGTCTCGACACATCGTTCAACAAGCTTCAACAAGACATGCTTGCCACAGGGGGCTGAGATGAGAATAATTTTGAGGTTTTCATTTAATCCTGTGAAAAAAAGCTTACTCAGAAACTATATTCAGTGTGTCCTATTATCCTATGCAGTTTGTCCCTGCCACCTACAATTCCAGACTAGCAACATAACATGCAGCATTAGTATATAATTTATTAGTAGCATCAGTTAATGCTTTGTAAGCTAAGATTCAGGGCACCCTGGGAAGATTCAAAGCCACAAATTGTTCTCATCATTGTTTCAGGATACCCAAAAGCAGGGTTGCCCAatccctgttcctgaagatctaatatcctgtaggttttcactccaaccccagcaaaacacacctcattcaacagctagagatctcgctgagctgctaattggtagaatcaggggtgccaaattagggttgaaatgaaaacctacaggatggtaaatctcTAGGGACAGGGTTCGACAGCCCTGCCCAAAATCAAGTGCAAGTTAGGAACACTGTGACTGAACCTGTACTTCTCCGACCTTTTCACCTAATATTGAAGACAGCTCACTGTTTTATCAGAGGTCATCATTACAAACACATGACAAATTCCTTAAGTGGACCACTTCAAACCAAATAACTGCAGTCGTTGCCCAGACATGCATGGTAAAACGTTTTACTCAAAACTAACGCCACACACTTCGGTTTGGTGGCATGAGTGTTGATGAACACTCATGTATTGCATCACACTGAACTCCTTTCGAATCCTTCTGTGCCAGGAAATCCACTCAGAGTTTGTGCCCTGTGCTTCCCAGAATCAGTCAGAGTCTGTCTAGCTTTGGCCAAAGCAATATTTCTCTGATGAGACATATCTGAGAGATCAGGGGAAAACCAGGGGTTCTCTTTCCCTTTTATCTCAtcccttttatttattcacgACTGcttgaatgtgcattttaaaataaccccAAGCAGTATGAACATATGGGATAAAATCTGTTAAAAGTCACGTGTAAATCATGAACAAATGCCTATTCGTAAAGGttcttaaaatttatttaaaaaattaagtggGCCATTTCAGTATTCCTGAAACACACTATGATACAATGGTCACTGAAGTCATTGGGGAACACAAAACCCGCTGGGTCTTTGTGAGGAGTGTTGGTTAGAATCAAACCAGTAAGAGTAGAATTATCAGGTAATTTTGTATTAAGTCGTGTATAAAACTAACAAGTtgggagagattgagagagttacacatgcatttgaatggatcagAAAGAGGAGTTAAACGATCGTGAATTAAATTGGGATCGTTTAACTCCTCTTTctgatccattcaaatgcatgtGTAATTTCTTGTTATTAAACTCAGCCAATAAATAACACAAGGAAGAAATCTCATCTCTTGAAGCCTTATGACAAGTCTTATGACAGCCtaatattgtgaaatattaGGCTAGAAGGCAAGCTAGCAAACTTGATTCATAACTAAATAAACTGATTAGCTACCAATCAAGGAGATTAGCTTGCCTTACATAAAACCAATAGGTAGCCTCATCAAAACATACAGGATTACTTTTCTAGAAATCAGACTACAAGTCTGATCTTATCATTTAGTAACTGCCTTTAGCTAGAGCCCAAAAAGCTTGTCAGCCACATTGATAATGATCATCTTGAAGTATGCTGTCTAATGGTAATTCATTACTTTGGTTTGCTATTGCCAACTTCCTTTCTTTTGGCTAAGAAGTGAGGATGCCAGGGCTTTATGAGAGTAGGTTGCTTGCTTGCAGGCTCTCACTGGGACTGTACTATTGAACATTAGTGGCAGCAAAATTTGAGAGGCTTTGGTCAGGCCCCTAAATTTGACTGTCACAGTGAATCTGTTGACAAATAATGACTTAGCCCAAACATAAtttgcaatttaaaatgaagattttGAAGACATGACCACAATCTGATGAGCTGAATTTCTCTCACTGTATTTAAATCTCTGTTAGCTACAGATTCACCATGGTTACTTAACAATACATGACTGAATAAAGATGCCTACTAGACCTTTAATGCTGATGAAACGACACTTACTTACGTAATAATGTAAATAAGCTATTTATGCTCAGTATACCTTCataaagcaaaatgttttattttttgccattacGTAAGACAAGAAGGTCCTCACGCTTGATTGACCACATGCATGGTATAGTGCACCGTGGTACCACCGTGTAGAATACTGCATAGTGCACTTATGTAACTCCAGCAGTGACACAGAATGTTTAAGTAAGGGTTACGTCATAATCTACGCAACTTGTAACATAAGGCGGATACTGCTCTTCCCAAGAACCGTCTGGCATACAAATAATATATGTATGCAGGGtgttaatttaatgtaaaatcatCTCTCACTGAAATGCTTTTAGCACAATTTTCAGAACAAACACCCTTGTTATAACGTAAGTGGCAATATCCAATATGGAAAAGCCTAAGTTACAAAGGTGTATGTGGATTCTCAAGCTATTCAGCAATACTGTCTTATGAAGCAGCTGACAAATTAAGGTATCATGTAGCATAAAACTAAATCATGCTAGAATGTCTGCCAAGCAAGGTGTATACAGCATTAATGTATAGgccggagtgtggcacagtgggtaaggaactgcgcttgtaaccgaaaggtcgcaggttcgattcccgggtaaggacactgccgttgtacccttgagcaaggtacttaacctgcattgcttcagtatatatccagctgtataaatggatacaatgtaaagtgctatgtaaaaagttgtgtacgtcgctctggataagagcgtctgctaaatgcctataatgtaatgtaatgtaatgtttttgttgctgtccCAACATGCTAAGGTCTTGCTTACAAAGATGATATGTAATCTTTCTGACGGTAAGCTTACAGACCACCATCGAGTGGAACCTGTACCTTGTTTCTGACAGAAGCATCCATTGTGGATCGTGCATTGGGGCATTACTGGAACATTACAATACAAGTCAATGTGGGTGTTACCCACTCTGAACAGGCTGGGGTCATTCCAAACGCTTATTTCCACTCATTGCATCATTTTCTCACTCCTTAGCTCCATCCATTGGAGAACACGAGGAAGAGACGAAAGGATGAGATACGAGAACGGAGGAATCAAGGCAAATGAAGCGTCCTTCTTAAGTCAAGCATCAGTCTGAAGTGACGTCAATTACAGATGCAGCAGATGTGGACAGCTGGATGCACAGGCGGATCAATTATATGtcacacattccaaaaaaaaaagaaaagcaaaggcTGCCCTTGTATATCCTCACTGAAATCTCCCCGCTCCTCCATTTAACAGACTGGAACAACCTTAAAGATGGTGGACCTTAATTTATTTCTAGGTCACGCTATGGCTGCATGATATATCAGATTGTGATCTTTTGAAGcgtaataagaataagaataagaattcCTCATGGAGCGTATAGGTGACCTTCGGTCTTTTTTTCAGTCATACCTGATGCGCTAGTAAGAACCACTAAAAATACATCCCTAATAActattgggtgttgataagacagccaatcagcaacgAGCTAGTACATGTGATAATGTGATTTGCTTTTTCCGATTGCAAGAAGGCCTTGCTGGTGATTGGCTGCATGTTCAGCACCCAATTtatatcagtgtttttttttcctctgaagtATTTCACATGGCCTCTGATGCATGGATGCATACTACCGCATCAggtatgacaaaaaaaataaaataaaaacaaaagatcGCCTATGGTGGCGGTTACTCAGATTACCCTTAGAAATACTGTGATTCAATATATCATGCAGCGCTAGCATGAACCAAAAATTGATAACTCGGAATCCGGAAACCGGGAAATCAAAgacggataaaataagcgattggaatgaacacacttacacacagtaAGTGCGCTCTTAAATCCTGTTAAGATTGAGGCCACGCAATGACACAACCTTGCATTATTCAGGGATGGGAGCCATCAAGGACTAGCTTTGTGAGGAAGTTCATCTATGATACTTGTGCAAGCTGGACTGAGAATTTTACTATAATACCCATAAATCAGACATTTTCTAATTAGacttaaaaatatttgtgtcaTTATACTGTTCAATCAAAGAATGCAATTTTCACAGGAAGGAGCCTTTAATATAGTCCCCAATGAAAAGTGTGCAGTGGTGAAGCAAACCTTTCCATGAAATTATAAAATTCTTTGACATTTTGCAAACTGAAAAGCCTAAGAGTGCTCAAGGACGAGACTGACCCACACAAAAAAGCCAAGGTCATgcactgccacctactggcaAGAAGCAGAAAAACAACTAGACATATATCATCTGCATGTGCAAGTATAAACAGCACAGGGAAATGGCAATTCCGAATCCACTAATCCAGGGAACATACAAGAGACCCTACATGCATAGCGAGTTTCACTGCCATGCCTATCAAATAGTGAGAGCCAATACATCAACAAGGTCAGCTAAACTGATATaccaagcacagaaaaaaaatccccattTATTTGAGGGCACCACCATAGATATACACCTATCAGAATTTCCGTGCTTGTTAAAAGCATGGGTGAACGTACACATCAGGCTCTACTTTGCATATAACCGGCTGTGAGAGAAGAAGGAATGGCAGGAGTGGAGCACGGACGAGTGCAGTACCTCAGCACTTCCTCCGCCTCCCAAGCAGCTTCAGACTCATCCTCCCAGGCATTGGGGTCCTCCTGCCAGGTGTCCATTTCCCCTAGCTCAGCCTGCAGCACAAAGGGAaaggtggggggcagggggttggaGGTGGAGGGTTAATATAGTTCAATCTTAACTGTCCCAAAGATTCCTAGGTGCTCTGTCGCTGTAGACACCCCTTTAACTACATGCTGTAAAGTTTCTAAATATAGCAAGAATAATCACTTTCacttgtatgtaaaaatgtccGTTCAACCAACAGTTATTAAAAGGATCTACTATTAATCTAATTGTTGCATTGAACTGCATCTTATTTCTACTTCTGTTATACTGCtcaaattatttgattttgtttaatgtGTCAATGAAACTGCAATGTTTccatataaaaattaattaatgtgctttccgtcccccccccccccacaagttCACAGCTGTAAGATATACGAAGTGCTCTGTGCGGTAGTCTCTGGAGGAAAGTCGACTCCAATCTGGTGTGTGATTGGCCCGTCAGGAGGAGCGGGCTGCCGCGCTCACCGACGGCTGGGTGAATGACACATCCTGAGTGGCTGCCAGCCGGCTGGAGAATCCCGAACTTCCGTCCGGAATGGTGAAATTCAGCGGCTCCCTCTTCTTCAGAACAatctgagggagggagaaagagaaggagggtgGTCAAGCTCCCTGATCTAGACAATGCTTTCCCCAATTCTTTAACCTTGCTCAAAGGACATAGTGGGGAATGCAGCATGGCAGGAAAAAGGATGTTCGCAAGATGGAAATACATCTGCGAAGAATCAACTTGCTAAAACTTCACAAGGTCActatcacattaaaaaaaaaattattacatttaaacgataacaactgaaaatgaaatgagactCACAGGCACAATGGTCCAAAATGGTGGCCTGGTACTAAACAGAACGCACAACTCATTTCTTTATTGTCAATAGCCGTTTTTTTGTTAGTATGCAGCTTTCAAATTTTGGCACACACTTTGTTCTGAATACAATTATTAACTTAAATGAAGTAATACTTTTTGGGTTTTCCTGATGGTGGGAGCCA
This window of the Anguilla anguilla isolate fAngAng1 chromosome 1, fAngAng1.pri, whole genome shotgun sequence genome carries:
- the ebag9 gene encoding receptor-binding cancer antigen expressed on SiSo cells isoform X1 — encoded protein: MFSEMKMDKGASSAYSTMAISQFRLFKICTCLATLLSFFKRLICRSGRLRKLSGDQITLPTTVDFSSVPKQAEIEEWSSWDEEAPTSIKIEGGNGNLPPPQDDAEEEEPDYFKDMAPTIRKTQKIVLKKREPLNFTIPDGSSGFSSRLAATQDVSFTQPSAELGEMDTWQEDPNAWEDESEAAWEAEEVLRQQKLAEREKRAMEQQRKKLEKEAQRLTKKEQKIAVKLS
- the ebag9 gene encoding receptor-binding cancer antigen expressed on SiSo cells isoform X2; translation: MAISQFRLFKICTCLATLLSFFKRLICRSGRLRKLSGDQITLPTTVDFSSVPKQAEIEEWSSWDEEAPTSIKIEGGNGNLPPPQDDAEEEEPDYFKDMAPTIRKTQKIVLKKREPLNFTIPDGSSGFSSRLAATQDVSFTQPSAELGEMDTWQEDPNAWEDESEAAWEAEEVLRQQKLAEREKRAMEQQRKKLEKEAQRLTKKEQKIAVKLS